The Salvelinus fontinalis isolate EN_2023a chromosome 24, ASM2944872v1, whole genome shotgun sequence genome has a segment encoding these proteins:
- the LOC129822400 gene encoding zona pellucida-like domain-containing protein 1 has protein sequence MKQDSQDMNTARNAKMKLLSFLLFAMMIAKNSQLQFIDCGTNLRRPQYTDISVTCGTKSIGLAILICPAIYTGYNESLLILNHVMNGPACKGTLDQSVIPPVVRFEFPLNTTNSCGSLFRTTSAAGTGIFSDFSDLQTVNISGLVRSYDPTTGPVTYNTELKYYYSCSYPLEYLINNTQIDTSASSIAVKDNNGTFISTLSLNLFSDDDYISPLIIPKQGLELRTEIYTRVQATNLTSHYRVFLDQCYASVSPQPDRDNSTIFNLFVPCNVEPLTVIKENGESQRACFSFPAFRFTEQPNEMMSTYFLHCITRLCEESTCSTLKQCNNRRRRSAVPESVDGVTGYTTVSSTPITVRAERVMAIKERETASDNSDTSTGLAVAVGFLAFLCIVVIIMTAVFYRTLNH, from the coding sequence ATGAAGCAGGACAGTCAAGATATGAACACAGCAAGGAACGCAAAAATGAAACTTCTCAGCTTTTTACTTTTTGCCATGATGATCGCAAAGAATAGTCAACTACAATTCATTGACTGTGGAACAAACTTAAGACGGCCACAATACACTGACATCTCGGTAACTTGTGGAACCAAATCTATTGGTCTGGCTATCCTCATCTGCCCAGCCATATACACTGGCTACAACGAGTCCCTGCTCATCCTCAACCACGTCATGAATGGCCCAGCCTGCAAGGGAACCTTAGATCAAAGTGTGATTCCACCTGTCGTGAGGTTTGAATTCCCCCTCAACACAACCAATTCCTGTGGCAGCCTCTTCAGGACAACCAGTGCTGCAGGCACAGGAATATTCTCTGACTTCTCCGACCTCCAGACAGTCAACATCAGCGGGTTGGTCCGATCATATGATCCCACCACAGGGCCAGTCACTTACAACACAGAGCTGAAGTATTATTACTCCTGCTCCTATCCTCTAGAGTACCTGATCAACAACACCCAGATTGATACGTCTGCATCTTCCATTGCAGTTAAGGACAACAATGGTACTTTCATCAGCACTTTGAGTCTTAATCTTTTCAGTGATGACGACTACATTTCGCCCTTAATCATTCCGAAACAGGGTCTTGAGCTGAGGACCGAAATCTACACTCGAGTCCAAGCCACCAACCTGACCTCTCATTACCGTGTGTTCCTCGACCAATGCTACGCCTCCGTTTCTCCACAACCCGACAGGGACAACTCCACTATCTTCAACCTGTTTGTCCCTTGCAACGTTGAACCGTTGACCGTCATCAAAGAGAACGGAGAGAGTCAACGTGCCTGTTTCTCCTTCCCGGCCTTCCGCTTCACGGAGCAACCAAATGAGATGATGTCTACCTACTTCCTCCACTGCATCACCCGTCTCTGTGAGGAGAGCACCTGCAGTACTCTTAAACAATGTAACAACCGGAGGAGAAGGAGTGCTGTTCCCGAAAGTGTAGATGGAGTGACAGGGTACACAACCGTTAGCTCTACTCCGATCACCGTCAGAGCAGAAAGAGTTATGGCTATAAAAGAACGGGAGACGGCCAGCGACAACTCAGACACTTCTACAGGACTTGCGGTGGCGGTGGGCTTTCTGGCATTCCTCTGCATTGTTGTCATTATAATGACAGCAGTCTTCTACCGGACACTGAACCATTAA